AGGTGCGCATCAACGAGAACCGGATCCCCGTCGAGCACCGCATCGATCATCCTGTCGACCCCGAGACCATCGCCATCCTCCTCGCGAAGGTGCCCGAGTTCCGCCGCGCCTACGAGCCCGACGGCATGACCGTCGACGAGTTCGCGGACTTCGGTGCCACGCGGCGCACCCTGCGCCAGTTCCTCGAAGCGGATGCCGCGCTCGAGGCGCTCGTGCGCGACATCCTGGTTCCCGCTCCCTGACACGACTCGGCAACCGCTGAAGGCACGCACTCACCGACGGCTCGAGCGGGTCAGCGCCTAGACTGATCGGGCACGCGCGGGAGTGGTGAAATCGGCAGACACGCAGGATTTAGGTTCCTGTGCCTTCGGGCGTGTGGGTTCAAGTCCCACCTTCCGCACTCGATAGCGCGTCGGCTGCGCGGCCCGCGCAGCGAGGAAATCACCGAGGGAAGCACCGACGGTGTCCACGTCAGCGGCTGTCGGCGGCTCCTTGTCAGTCCACGTAGTCGGAGACGTGCACCGTCGCGGCATCCGCTTCGATGCTGAACGCCTCGGCAGCACTGCAGATGGCGCGAGCGCGCGCGATGCGGGGCAGGTCGCTGCCGTCGCGGATGCCGTGGCGCTCGAGTGTCTCGAGCACGTCGAGGGCCCACGCGAGCTCGTCGCCAGAGGGGCTGAGTGCCGTGTTCACCGCGGCGACCTGCTCCTCGCGGAGGCAGAGCCGGCCGGTCATGCCGAGGGATGCTGCATGCCGTGAGGCGCGCCCGAGCACCGAGGGGTCGCGTGGCACGGTGGGTCCGTCGATCGGGCCGGGCAGGCCCGCTGCACGACTCGTGCTCACGAGGCGCGACCGCGCATAGAGCAGCGCGAGCGGGTCGTCGGCCGCGCCGGTGTCGCGGCGGAAGTCGCCGCTGCCGAACGCGAGCCGGCTCACGCCGGGAGCCTGGGCGATGTCGAGCGCCGCTTCGACGCCGCGCGCGCTCTCGACCAAGGCGACGATCGGCAGCTCGTCATCGAGGGCGTCCAACGTGCGACGCACGTGGTCTGGCGCCTCGACCTTCGCGAGCATGACGCCCGTGACGAGCTCGCTGCCGCGACCGCGGATCAGCGCGACATCCGTTCGCCACTCATCGGATGCCGCATCGCCGATGCGCACCCAGGGGCGCAGCCCTGAATCGGCGGCCGCGACGAGGGCACGACGTGCGCGACCCTTGTCGGCGCCCGCGACGCCGTCTTCGAGATCGACGATCACCACATCGGCGGCGGATGTCGCGACGCGGTCTGCGAGGTCGGGCACGGAGCCCGGCACGAGCAGCCACGAACGGGCGAGCCCGACGGGCACCGCGGATGCGGTGCCCGTCGGGGCCGTGACGGCTGACTCAGCGGCCACTGGCCTGCCCAGCCTTCTCCTGCTCCAGGTCACCCACGATCGCGGCGATCGCCTCGGTCGACGGGCGCTCCTCGCGCTCGAGCTCGGCCTGCTCGTCGGGCGAGAGGTGGTCGTCGACGCTCATCGTCGACTCGTCGAACGGCCGGTCGCCGGCGAGCACGCTCGTCAGCTGCTCGCGATCGAGTTGCTTCGTCCATGTGCCCACGAGCAGCGTCGCGACGGCGTTGCCGGTGAAGTTCGTGAGCGCGCGTGCCTCGGACATGAAGCGGTCGATGCCCACGATCACGCCGACGCCGTCGACGAGGTCGGGGCGGTGGGCCTGCAGACCGCCGGCGAGCGTCGCGAGGCCCGCGCCGGTGACGCCGGCGGCACCCTTCGAGGCGACGATCATGAAGAGCAGCAAGCCGATCTGCTCGCCGATCGAGAGCGGCGTGCCCATGGCGCTCGCGATGAACAGCGAGGCCATCGTGAGGTAGATCGCGGTGCCGTCGAGGTTGAACGAGTAGCCCGTCGGCACGGTGATGCCCGCGACCGACTTCGAGACGCCCACGTGCTCCATCTTCGCGATGAGGCGCGGCAGGGCGACCTCGCTCGACGACGTCGACACGATGAGGAGGTACTCGCGACCGAGGTACTTCATCATGCGGAAGATGTTGACCCGGGCGACGGCCCACAGGAGCGATCCGAGCACGCCCACGATGAAGATCGCGCACGTGATGTAGAAGGCGATCATGAGGGTGCCGAGGCTGATGACGGCCGCGATGCCCGTGTTGCCCACGACCGCGGCGATCGCGCCGAACGCACCGATCGGTGCAACCCACATGATCATCGCGAGGATGCGGAACACCAGAGCCTGGATGTGGCGGATCGCTCCGAGGATCGGCGTGCCCTTCGATCCCATCCTCTGCAGGGCGAAGCCGACGAGCAGCGCCACGAACAGCACCTGCAGGATGTTGCCATCGGTGAGCGAGGACAGCATCGACACGGGGATGATCCCGAGGAGGAACTCGGTCGTGGTCTTCGGCTCGAGCGTGCTCGTGTCGTACGAGGCGCCGGTGATGTTGAGGCCCTCACCCGGGTGGATGATGTTGCCGACGACGAGGCCGATGCCGAGCGCGAAGGTCGACATGACCATGAAGTACAGCAGTGCCAGGCCGCCGACCTTGCCGACGGTCGCCGCTTTCGCGATCGATCCGACGCCGAGCACGATCGTGCAGAAGATGATCGGGGCGATCATCATCTTGATGAGCAGCACGAACGCGTCGCCGATCGGCTTCAAGCCGACCGCGAACTCGGGAACGACGAGTCCCACCGTGATACCGGCGAGCACGGCCACGATGACCGCGATGTAGAGGTAGTGGGAGGAGTCGATCCTCCGCCGGGGCTTCGTGCCCTCGGTGCGAGACTGGAGCGCCATTGCCGTCCCTTGCCTTCCTTGGTCGTCATCGCCGGTCGGCGACGAACTGCGGGGTATCGACCAAGGATGCGATGACGGATGCCGCGGCATCCGCTTGTGTTCATACTGTTCGCGGTGCACGCCCGCCTCCGCCTGTCTAGAGTGATGACGGGCAGCGTTGCGAGGTGAGAATGAAGCAGTGGATCCGGGACTGGAGCATCGCCGCGAAGCTCTTCGCCCTCCAGCTCGTGATGATCGTGGCGCTCGCGACGCTCGCCGTCGTCTGGATCTGGGCCGACGCCCGTACCGACGTCGAGCGGGATGCCGCCGCGAAGAGCCTCGCGGTGGCCGAGACCCTCGCCGCCGACCCGTTCGTCGAGACCTCCCTCGGCACAGGCGATCCGACGGCTCGCCTGCAGCCGTATGCGGTCGAGGTGATGGCCGACGCCGGCGTGGACTTCATCACGATCATGGCGCCCGACCGCACCCGCTACACGCATCCAGACCCCGCGCAGATCGGCAAGGAGTTCCTCGGCAACATCGACCGCGCCCTCGAGGGCGACGCGTTCACGGAGACGTACACCGGCACCCTCGGCCCGTCGGTGCGAGCGGTCGTGCCGGTCGAGACCGATGCGGGTGACGTGATCGCGCTCGTCGCCGTCGGCGTCACCGTCTCGAACACCGAGGTCGCGCTCGGCGGCCGCGTCGCGACCGTCATCGGCGCGGCCCTCGCGATGACCGGCATCGGGGCGGTCATCGCGTGGCTCCTCAGCCGGTACCTGCGGCGCGTCACGTGGGGGCGCGGCGCAGAGGAGATGAGCCGCATGTTCTCGTACTACGAGGGCGTGCTGCACTCCATCGGCGAGGGCCTCGTGCTGCAGGACCGGTCGAACGCGATCGTGCTCTACAACGACCGCGCCGCCGAACTGCTGGGGTTGCCGCGGCGCGAGCGCCGGGATCCGGGCCACGTGGTCCCGCTCGCCGATCTCGACCTTCCGCCCGCCGTCGCCGAGGTGTTCGGGCGCAGTGACGCGGTCGTCGACGAGATCGCGATCACCCCGACGCACGTGCTCGTGATCGATCGCGACGTCATCGTCTCGCAGGAACGCGGTCGGGGCGGCGGCCTCATCGGATCCGTGACGACTCTCCGCGACCACACCGAGCTGCAGGAGCTCACCGGCGAGCTCGAGACGATGACGACGCTCTCCGATGCGCTCCGCTCGCAAGCGCACGAGTTCGCGAACCGGCTGCACACGATCATCGCGCTCATCGAACTCGATCGGGCAGCGGATGCCGCGGCCCTCGCGAGCTCTGAGCTCGCCCTCAGCCAGGCGCTCGCCGACCGCCTGCTGTCGGCCGTCGAGGAACCCGTGCTCCTCGCGCTGCTGCTCGGCAAGGCCGCGCAGGCCAGCGAACGCGGCATCGCGTTCGACATCGACCTGCCCGCCCGGCTCGAGGCGACGTCGGTGCCCGCTCGCGACCTCATCACGATCGTCGGCAACCTCATCGACAACGCGCTCGACGCGGCGGCGGCGACCCCGACGCCTCGCGTCGACGTCGCCGTCGAGCTGATGGCCGGCGAACTGCGCATCGCGGTGAGCGACAGCGGTGGCGGGCCCGCCGATGCCGATCGCGTCTTCGATCTCGGCGTCACCACGAAGCGAGCGGCGGGGCACGGCATCGGGCTCGCGCTCGTGCGGCAGACCGTCGTGCGTCTCGGCGGCCGCATCGGCGTGCACGGGTCGACGTTCGAGGTGACGCTTCCGGTCACCACGCCGTCATCGGCGCCGGCTGCCGCAGCGCAGGAGGTTCCGGATGTCTGAGCCGCACGTGTCTCAACCGATCCGGGTGCTCGTCGTCGAAGACGAGCCCGTCACCGCAGATGCGCACGCCGCCTACCTCGCGCGGGTCGACGGATTCACCGTCGCCGGCATCGCGCACACGGGCCACGAGGCGATCCGGCTGCTCCGCGACTCGAGGGAAGGCCGCATTCCCCCGATCGACCTCATCCTCCTCGACGTGAACCTGCCCGACACGACGGGCATCGACCTGTGCCGCTCGCTCCGTGCGTCGGGCATCGAGATCGACGTGATCGCCGTCACCGCGGTGCGCGACGCCGCGGTCGTGCGCTCGGCCGTCTCACTCGGCATCGTGCAATATCTCATCAAGCCGTTCAACTTCGCGGCCTTCGCCGAGAAGCTGCAGGCCTACCGCGACTACCACGGACGCGTTGGTTCCGCCGTCGTCACCGACCAGCAGGAGGTGGATGCCTCGTTCGCGGCGCTTCGCACCTCATCGAGCGCCGACCTCCCCAAGGGCCTCACGCGCGAGACCCTCGATCGGGTGCGCGTCGCCGTGCGCGACTCCCCCGCCGGCGCGATGTCGGCCGCCGAGCTCGCCGCCGAGCTCGACCTCTCTCGCGTCACCGCTCGCCGTTACCTGGAGCACCTCGCCGACACCGGCATCGTCGAACGAGCGGGCCGCTACGGAACCCCCGGCCGGCCCGAGGTCGAGTACCGCCGTCGCTGAGGCCCGCTCGTTCCGCGCAACCCAGGGCACGACGGCATGAATCAGGCGCAGCGCAAGCCTCTGTCGGTCGGCGGCCCGTCGAGATACGTTCGTGCCACCAGTGGTATGTACGTGTCACGAGAGGAACGTGATCATGGCTGATTTCGTCGACCCGATCGAGGAACCGCAGACGCACCTCGACCGCGACGCTGACGCACCGCTCGATCCGGATCTGGACAACGAGGATCTGCTCACCTCGGCCGAAGCCGACCGGCGCGCGGCGGCGGCCGGTACGAAGCCTGAGGACGGCACCGAGGTGACGAGCGCGAGCGAGGGCGATCCGATGGACGACACAACGCCCGTCGACAACCTCGAATAGGCATTACGAAGCCGCCGCCGCTCGTCACGCGCGCGGCGGCCCGGCGCGCACGCGGTCGCGGGCGTAGTCGGCGACCCGGTGGGCGGGCACGCTCCAGTCGGATTCGAGCCACCACGTGGCGCCCGCGTCGGCCCATGGGCGCACGATCGCGGCGTCCGCTTCGGCATCGGTGCCGCTCGTGGCGCCCTCCTGCACGACGTCGAACGGGGCGTCGCCGAGGCCGGCCTGCTCGCGTTCGGCGCGGATCCACGCGGCCGCCTCGGCGGCGATCTCGGGCGTGTAGGTTCGCTGTTGCAGGAGCGGGTCGATGCCGTCGGCTTCGGGCGGTGCGTAGTTCGGAATCCAGCCGTCGTAGCGGGCGACGCGGCGCATCGAGCGCTTGCGCGGCCACACGCCGACGACCCACGTGGTGATGCGCGGTTCCTGGACGATGGCGGGCGGCAGCATCGAGTCGGTGCGGTGCGCGTGGTAGTGCTCACCCTCGTACTCGAACGGCTCGCCGCGCCAGAGGGGCTGCAGGAGCTCGAGTCCCTCGTCGAGGAGCTCGGCGCGCACCTTGCGGCCGGGGTCGTCTTCGAAGATCCAGAAGCGCTGCTCGACCTCGGCCGGCACGCCGAGCCCCGCAGAGAGGATGACCCGGCCGTTCGAGAGCCGGTCGACCGTCATCGTCTGCCCGGCGAGCTCCCACGGGCGCCGACGCGGCACGGGCGTGAGCATGGTGCCGAGCCGGATGCGGTCGGTCACCATCGCCGCGGCCGCGAGCGTCGCCCACGGATCGGTCGCCCAGATGCCCTCCCACACGAAGAAGGCGTCCCAACCGGATGCCTCGGCGAGCGGCGCGAGCTCGACCGCCAGGTTCGGATCCGTGCCGGTGAAGATGAACCCGTACTTCATGCGATCGACGCTATCCCCGACCCCCGACAGCGGGCTCACTCCACGTGATCTCGTGGTTGTAGAGCCAGTCGTTGCGGGTGTCGTCGCGCGCCTTCTTCAGGAACATCGGCAGCATGGCGTCGCGGATGGCGATGCCGAGCCGCGACGTCGTCACCCGCTTCTGCTTGTTGATGGCGCGGGCATAACCCACGACCGCTTCGGCGCGCGGCTGGCGCACGTGCTGGTACTCGGCGAACGCGCCGATGTGATCGGGTTCGTCGCGCAGGCACCGCGCGAGGGTGACGGCATCTTCGAGGGCGAGGGATGCCCCCTGGCCGGCGCTCGGCGAGATGGCGTGCACGGCATCGCCGACCGCCACGACCCGGCCGCGGCTCCAGTGCGGCACGTGCGCGAGGTCGTCTATCGGGTAGCCGCCCACCTCGCCGCTCGCGTGCTCGAGGATCTGCGGCACGGGATACGGATCGTCGGCGTGCAGCTCGCGCAGCTCCGCGAGCCACTCCCCCGCGGTCACCGTTCGCAGCGCAGCGCGGTCGGTCGCCGGGTGCGTGATGTTCGCGAACCAGTACACCTCGCCGCCGTCGCGCACGAGGTAGCCGAAGAAGGAGCGGCGGCCGAAGACCATGTGCTGTGTCTCGGGCGTCGGCGCGAGTCCTGGCACGTGGGCGAACCCGCCGAGGCCGACGAGTCCGCTGTACTCGGGTGCCGGGGCGGCCGGGTCGATGTGCCGGCGGGTGGGCGAGCCGATGCCGTCGGCGCCGATGAGGAGGTCGCCGGTCGCGGTGCGGCCGTCGGCGAACATCGCGTGCACCGCGGCATCCGTCTCCTGAATGGATTCGAGGCGCGCCCCGAAGGTGATCGGGATGCCGGCCTCCTGCACGGCCTCGCGCAGCACGCGATGCAGGATGCCGCGGCGCACGACGACGCCGCCGCGCTCGGGGTCGCGGGCGGGGCCGTTCGGCACCGTGCCGAGCTGCTTCCCGGTGCTCGACCACATGGCCATGTGCGGCGAGCGGTGCCCCCCGCTGACGAGCCGCTCGCGCAGCCCGAGGTGCTCCAGCACGGCGAGCCCGTTGCTTGCGACATTGAGGAACAGTCCCGCGTACTCGTCGGGTTGTTCGGCGGCTTCGAAGATCTCGACCTGCCAGCCGGCGCGATGGAGGAAGAGAGCGACGGCGGGGCCGGCGACTCCGCTTCCGATGATGAGGGCCCGTGACATGGGATGCTCCTTGAGTACACTGAAGCGAGACTCTCGATCATAGAGTCTCTCGATAGTAGAGAGAATACGAGCGGATGGCCGAGAAGTCAACGCGCGATCGAGAGATCGAGCGCGCCGGCGAGGTGATGCGCGAGTTCATGGCTCGCGCCGTGCTCTTCCAGGAGGCGGTCGCGAAATGGGGAGGCCTGAACAGCACCGACCTGCAGTGCGCGAGCCTCCTCATGAGCCAGGGCCCCGCGACGCCGGGTGAGCTCGCCGACCGCGCCGGGCTCACCGCCGGCGGAGGCATCACCACCGCGATCGATCGACTCGAGCGGGCCGGCTTCGTCACCCGCGAACGAGACCCGAACGATCGCCGCCGGGTCATCGTCACGGCGAACGCCGGCGCGATCCTCGAACGCTTCGGCGAGGTCTACGGCCGGGTCGGCGCCCGCTGGAACGACTACCTCGAAACCCTGAGCGACGAACAGGTCGCGTTCGCCAACGAGCTCTTCTCGCGTGCCGCCGAGTTGAACCGCGACGAGATCGACCGGCTCCGCGGGCAATGAGGCGCCTGCCAGAGTGCCACGAATCGCGGCTCGCACTACCGCCCACGCTTCGAGCGCCCTCTCACTTGCCGAGTACACGCGCTATCTCGCGCAGCTCGCGTGGGTGTACGAGGCCCTCGAGGAACGCGGCAGCCGTGAGGGCGACCCCGCCGTCTTCGATCCGGCACTCGCGCGCATGGCCGCGATCGACGCCGACCTGGCCGAACTCGGGGCATCCGACTGGCGGGCGGCCCACCCGCCGCTGCCCGCGACGGCCGCGTACGCATCGCACCTGCGCGAGATCCAGCGCGACGACGTGCGCTACCTCGCACACCATTACACGCGCTACCTCGGCGACCTCTCGGGCGGCCAGGCGATCGCCAAGCTCGTCGCGCGGCACTACAGCGCCACGCCCGATCAACTCGCCTTCTCCCGGTTCGACGTCGCCGAGCGCAGCGCCGAGCGCTACAAGCGCCGCTACCGCGAGGCGATGAACGACCTCGCACTCTCGCCCGAGCAGATCGAGGTGCTCATCGACGAGGTGCGGGCATCGTTCCGCTTGAACGGCGCCGTCTTCGAGGAGCTGGCGGGCTGAGCGACGGATGCCGCGGGCGGGCGTCATCCTCGCGGATGATTCGTCGCCCGCGCTCGGCCGGCCGAGGCAACCGCTGGGTAGACTTCAACGACACCACGACGCCTGATGACCCGGCATCCGCCGCGTCCGACGACAGGAGCCTCTTCCCGTGATCCACACCGCCCTCATCCCGTGGCTCGACCCCGAGACGATCATCGCGTCGGCCGGCCCCTGGGCGCTTCTGGTGGTCTGCTTCATCGTCTTCGCCGAGACCGGCCTGCTCGTCGGCTTCCTCCTGCCGGGCGACACGCTGCTCGTCATCTCCGGTCTGCTCTCGAACCCCGAACTGGTGCCGCCGAACGGCGTGTTCGGCGTGAACGTCTGGCTCGTGTCGATCCTCATCGGGCTCGCGGCGTTCGCGGGCGGCGAGGTCGGTTACGAGATCGGGCACCGTGGCGGGCCGAAGGTGTTCGAGCGCAAGGAGAGCGGGGTCTTCAGCGTCAAGAACGTCGAACGCACGAACGCGTTCTTCGAGCGGTTCGGTGGGCTCACGATCATCCTCGCGCGCTTCGTGCCGATCGTCCGTACCTTCGCCCCCGTCGCCGCGGGCGTCGGCCACATGAAGCGCCGGCGGTACTCGCTCTACAACTTCATCGGCGCCCTGATCTGGGGCTTCGGCCTCACGATGCTCGGTTTCGTCGTCAGCTTCATTCCGCCGGTCGCGTTCATCGTGCGCGAGTACATCGACATCATCCTGCTCGTCGCGGTGGGCGGCACGGCGCTCATCACGCTCTGGCACTACTTCAGCGAGCGCCACAAGGCGAAGAAGGCCGCCGCCGCGGGCGAAGACGTCACCACCGACGAGAACGAGGCCGAGCATCTCGCGCTCGACCCGAAGATCTTCGAGCGCCGGGCCGACGAGCACTGAACGCACCTCCGGTCACAGCATCACGGATGCTGCGACTGCTCGTGTTCGGCCCGCCCCGCGGGCTCCAGCTGGAACGTCGAGTGCGCGACGTCGAAGTGCGCGTCGAGGCATCGGCCGAGCTCATCGAGCAGCTCCCCGGTGCGGCCTGAGGCGAAGACCTCGGGCTCCACCTCGACGTGGGCGCTGAACACGTGGGAGCCTGACGTGATCGCCCACACGTGCACGTCATGCACGGCCACCACCCCGTTCGTCTCGAGGATGTGCTCGCGGATCTCGGCGACATCGGTGTCGGCCGGCGCCGACTCGAAGAGCACCCGCACGACGTCGCGCAGCAGCACCACGGCACGTGGCACGATGAGCGCCGCGATCAGGAGCGACGCGATCGGGTCGGCCGCGTCGAAGCCCGTGAGCACGATCACGACGGCGGCGGCGATGACGAGGAGCGACCCCACCATGTCGCCGAAGACCTCGAGATAGGCGCCTCGCAGGTTGATCGAGTCCTTCGCCCCGCCGCGGAGCACGAGCATCGCGGCGATGTTCGCGCCGAGTCCGATGGCCGCCACGACGAGCATCGGCACACCCTGCACCTCGTGCGCCGCTCCCCCGGCGCCCGTCGCCAGCCGCCCGATCGCACTGGCGGTGACCGAAACGGCGACGACCACGAGGATGACGCCGTTCACGAGCGCGCCGAACACCTCGGCGCGACGGTAGCCGTAGGTCTGGCGATCGGTCGCGGGGCGTGCCGCCACGACGGCGGCGACGAGGGCGACGACGAGGCCGATGAGATCGCTCGCCATGTGGCCCGCGTCGGCGAGCAGGGCGAGCGAGCCGCTCACAGCTGCGCCGATCAGCTGCACGACGAGGAACGCGCCGATGATCGCGATCGCGACCCAGAGCCGGGTGCGGTTCGTGGTCTGCGCATGCGCGTGCGCGTGGTCGTGTGAGTGTGCCATCCCTCTCAGCGTAGGTCGGGATGAGCCGATCGAGGCCAGATAGGAATGAGTCGCGTTCTCAGCCCTTCGCGTTCGACGACCCGCCGACCCACCTCGACTTTCGCAATCCCGTTCGGGTCTTGCGCACGGATGCGATCGGGTCCTTACTGGTGGAAGGAGCCGCACCACCCGGTGGCAATTTGTTGTGCCGCACCCGATGGCCCGGACGAAACAGTCCGCTCAAGGGTGCTTCTCGAGTCGGCAAACGGGCTCCAGTGAAACCATCGGAGGAACGACGATGTTCGCCAGAGTCAGCACCTACGAAACCGGTCCGGAAACTCCCTCGGACGCCCCATCGGAAGACATCATCAACCGCGCACTCGAGATGTCGGGATGCCGCGGGATCTACTACTTGCACGGGAAGGGAGCCGGTAAAGACCTGTCCATCACGCTCTGGGAAACCGAGGAAGCCATGGCCGCGAGCCGGGAGACGGCGAATAGGATCCGGACAGAGGCCAGCGCTGCGCAGAATACGCAGATCCTCGCTGTGGAGGAATTCGAAGTCAGCGTCAGCACTCTCAAGGACTGACCAGTTGCCGCGGCCGGTTGCACTCAGCCGCCGATGCGGGCGCTGACGCGCTCGAGCTCGGGCAGGAGCTCGGTGAACGCCTGCGCCCGGTGACTCCGGGCGTCCTTCTCCGCGGGGGCGAGCTCCGCCGAGGTGACCTCGAGCCCTTCGGGCTCGAAGATCGGGTCGTAGCCGAAGCCGTGCGACCCTCGCGGCTCGTAGGCGAGGTTGCCGCGCCATCGCCCCTCGGCGACGAACTCGTGTCCGCCGGGCAACAGCGCCTCGGGCACCACGAGCGCAATCGTGCACCGGAACTCGGCGCCGCGATTCGGCCGTCGGATGTCGGCGAGCTGGTCGAGCAGCAACCGCACGTTCGCCTCATCGCTGCCGGCGTGACCGGCCCAGCGGGACGAGAAGATGCCCGGCGCGGCCCCGAGCACGTCGACGACGATGCCGGAATCGTCGGCCAGTGCGATGCGACCGCTGTGCGCGGCAGCCGCACGGGCCTTGATGACCGCGTTCTCCGCGAACGTGACACCGTCCTCCACGGGCTCCGGCCCCTCGTACGGGTGCACGACGGCCTGCGGCATCCGCTCGCCGATGATTCGCTGGAACTCGCGCACCTTCTTCGGGTTGTGCGTTGCCAACACGAATTCGAGGCTCATGCCTGCGCCCCTTCAGTGACGTCGGCGAGCACGGACTGCTGGATGCGGGTGAGCTCGGCGGTGCCGGCGAGCGCGAGGTCGAGCAGCGAGTCGAGCTCGCGCCGATCGAACGGTGCGCCCTCGGCAGTGCCTTGAACCTCGACGAAGAGCCCACGCCCGGTGGCCACGACGTTCATGTCGGTCTCGGCGCGCACGTCTTCGACGTAGGCGAGGTCGAGCATCGGCACGCCGTCGATGATGCCCACGGAGACCGCCGACACGGTGTCGATGAGCGGCTTCGCGCGCTGGCCGATGAACTTCTTGTCTCGCGCCCACTCGATCGCGTCGGCGAGGGCGACGTAGGCGCCCGTGATCGCCGCGGTGCGCGTGCCGCCATCTGCTTGCAGCACGTCGCAGTCGATCTGGATGGTGTTCTCGCCAAGGCCCTTGGTGTCGACGACGGCGCGCAGACTCCGGCCGATGAGCCGGCTGATCTCGTGCGTGCGGCCGCCGATGCGTCCCTTCACCGACTCGCGGTCGTTGCGCGTGTTCGTCGCTCGGGGCAGCATCGCGTACTCGGCGGTGACCCAGCCCCTGCCCTTGCCCGACATCCAGCGCGGCACGCCGTTCGTGAACGACGCCGTGCACAGCACCTTCGTGCGGCCGAACGAGACGA
The Agromyces albus DNA segment above includes these coding regions:
- a CDS encoding HpcH/HpaI aldolase/citrate lyase family protein yields the protein MAAESAVTAPTGTASAVPVGLARSWLLVPGSVPDLADRVATSAADVVIVDLEDGVAGADKGRARRALVAAADSGLRPWVRIGDAASDEWRTDVALIRGRGSELVTGVMLAKVEAPDHVRRTLDALDDELPIVALVESARGVEAALDIAQAPGVSRLAFGSGDFRRDTGAADDPLALLYARSRLVSTSRAAGLPGPIDGPTVPRDPSVLGRASRHAASLGMTGRLCLREEQVAAVNTALSPSGDELAWALDVLETLERHGIRDGSDLPRIARARAICSAAEAFSIEADAATVHVSDYVD
- a CDS encoding cation:dicarboxylate symporter family transporter; protein product: MALQSRTEGTKPRRRIDSSHYLYIAVIVAVLAGITVGLVVPEFAVGLKPIGDAFVLLIKMMIAPIIFCTIVLGVGSIAKAATVGKVGGLALLYFMVMSTFALGIGLVVGNIIHPGEGLNITGASYDTSTLEPKTTTEFLLGIIPVSMLSSLTDGNILQVLFVALLVGFALQRMGSKGTPILGAIRHIQALVFRILAMIMWVAPIGAFGAIAAVVGNTGIAAVISLGTLMIAFYITCAIFIVGVLGSLLWAVARVNIFRMMKYLGREYLLIVSTSSSEVALPRLIAKMEHVGVSKSVAGITVPTGYSFNLDGTAIYLTMASLFIASAMGTPLSIGEQIGLLLFMIVASKGAAGVTGAGLATLAGGLQAHRPDLVDGVGVIVGIDRFMSEARALTNFTGNAVATLLVGTWTKQLDREQLTSVLAGDRPFDESTMSVDDHLSPDEQAELEREERPSTEAIAAIVGDLEQEKAGQASGR
- a CDS encoding ATP-binding protein; amino-acid sequence: MKQWIRDWSIAAKLFALQLVMIVALATLAVVWIWADARTDVERDAAAKSLAVAETLAADPFVETSLGTGDPTARLQPYAVEVMADAGVDFITIMAPDRTRYTHPDPAQIGKEFLGNIDRALEGDAFTETYTGTLGPSVRAVVPVETDAGDVIALVAVGVTVSNTEVALGGRVATVIGAALAMTGIGAVIAWLLSRYLRRVTWGRGAEEMSRMFSYYEGVLHSIGEGLVLQDRSNAIVLYNDRAAELLGLPRRERRDPGHVVPLADLDLPPAVAEVFGRSDAVVDEIAITPTHVLVIDRDVIVSQERGRGGGLIGSVTTLRDHTELQELTGELETMTTLSDALRSQAHEFANRLHTIIALIELDRAADAAALASSELALSQALADRLLSAVEEPVLLALLLGKAAQASERGIAFDIDLPARLEATSVPARDLITIVGNLIDNALDAAAATPTPRVDVAVELMAGELRIAVSDSGGGPADADRVFDLGVTTKRAAGHGIGLALVRQTVVRLGGRIGVHGSTFEVTLPVTTPSSAPAAAAQEVPDV
- a CDS encoding response regulator — protein: MSEPHVSQPIRVLVVEDEPVTADAHAAYLARVDGFTVAGIAHTGHEAIRLLRDSREGRIPPIDLILLDVNLPDTTGIDLCRSLRASGIEIDVIAVTAVRDAAVVRSAVSLGIVQYLIKPFNFAAFAEKLQAYRDYHGRVGSAVVTDQQEVDASFAALRTSSSADLPKGLTRETLDRVRVAVRDSPAGAMSAAELAAELDLSRVTARRYLEHLADTGIVERAGRYGTPGRPEVEYRRR
- a CDS encoding LLM class flavin-dependent oxidoreductase, producing the protein MKYGFIFTGTDPNLAVELAPLAEASGWDAFFVWEGIWATDPWATLAAAAMVTDRIRLGTMLTPVPRRRPWELAGQTMTVDRLSNGRVILSAGLGVPAEVEQRFWIFEDDPGRKVRAELLDEGLELLQPLWRGEPFEYEGEHYHAHRTDSMLPPAIVQEPRITTWVVGVWPRKRSMRRVARYDGWIPNYAPPEADGIDPLLQQRTYTPEIAAEAAAWIRAEREQAGLGDAPFDVVQEGATSGTDAEADAAIVRPWADAGATWWLESDWSVPAHRVADYARDRVRAGPPRA
- a CDS encoding FAD-dependent oxidoreductase; translation: MSRALIIGSGVAGPAVALFLHRAGWQVEIFEAAEQPDEYAGLFLNVASNGLAVLEHLGLRERLVSGGHRSPHMAMWSSTGKQLGTVPNGPARDPERGGVVVRRGILHRVLREAVQEAGIPITFGARLESIQETDAAVHAMFADGRTATGDLLIGADGIGSPTRRHIDPAAPAPEYSGLVGLGGFAHVPGLAPTPETQHMVFGRRSFFGYLVRDGGEVYWFANITHPATDRAALRTVTAGEWLAELRELHADDPYPVPQILEHASGEVGGYPIDDLAHVPHWSRGRVVAVGDAVHAISPSAGQGASLALEDAVTLARCLRDEPDHIGAFAEYQHVRQPRAEAVVGYARAINKQKRVTTSRLGIAIRDAMLPMFLKKARDDTRNDWLYNHEITWSEPAVGGRG
- a CDS encoding MarR family winged helix-turn-helix transcriptional regulator, which translates into the protein MAEKSTRDREIERAGEVMREFMARAVLFQEAVAKWGGLNSTDLQCASLLMSQGPATPGELADRAGLTAGGGITTAIDRLERAGFVTRERDPNDRRRVIVTANAGAILERFGEVYGRVGARWNDYLETLSDEQVAFANELFSRAAELNRDEIDRLRGQ
- a CDS encoding biliverdin-producing heme oxygenase yields the protein MPRIAARTTAHASSALSLAEYTRYLAQLAWVYEALEERGSREGDPAVFDPALARMAAIDADLAELGASDWRAAHPPLPATAAYASHLREIQRDDVRYLAHHYTRYLGDLSGGQAIAKLVARHYSATPDQLAFSRFDVAERSAERYKRRYREAMNDLALSPEQIEVLIDEVRASFRLNGAVFEELAG
- a CDS encoding DedA family protein; protein product: MIHTALIPWLDPETIIASAGPWALLVVCFIVFAETGLLVGFLLPGDTLLVISGLLSNPELVPPNGVFGVNVWLVSILIGLAAFAGGEVGYEIGHRGGPKVFERKESGVFSVKNVERTNAFFERFGGLTIILARFVPIVRTFAPVAAGVGHMKRRRYSLYNFIGALIWGFGLTMLGFVVSFIPPVAFIVREYIDIILLVAVGGTALITLWHYFSERHKAKKAAAAGEDVTTDENEAEHLALDPKIFERRADEH